A genome region from Myripristis murdjan chromosome 16, fMyrMur1.1, whole genome shotgun sequence includes the following:
- the shisa7a gene encoding protein shisa-6, protein MTPTTNLRVLAVSLLSLLTAPLLTVVETSPSPPPQHTDPMGRLFTDQPKTAPSPRLLLLAIQANLRPAALQDRTKTPETLPETSEEVYETPPRPLAQVMFPKNVTAADALAPPLGAAQVAPPPRRLVDVDSCRGYYDVMGHFDSSFNCSKDTFIYCCGTCHYRFCCPERSRRLEQDSCNNYHSPDWAKPSAPAIILPEDFGQDPDFDPLKQQSHNTGFVIGGVVVFMVAVAVGIKVVFNKVQQEANQRDLNMPRALVDMLRHQSSPVQQDERNNSVALAVTDGQGTLGRAPKNLYAPGLPSKDNRLGNLQHNFIHPSGSSPKHTATIERTPRMNNAQLAAGGTLLSSKHNNTKSQPSFHHSLHNLAQLPPSYESATKPELNRYSSLKRLEKGLDEYSSGYCTTKRRPHTAQPALQSSQHHLHWGGDYTLSGRGTLPRHAARPWIPPAGMPPTSPTPNPYPLDPPEPQYNPNYDTLSKPPRKVKSQDQLLNMGDVPGNTGTLSRLSKNQQHQYYKDLATSNKNSNTQTLTRKPRDRQDRQEDRQDRQDRHERQDRLLMSPDHLEERMGVGGMGVVDPYAHTGGMVPTLPRLTPQQKAQSQQNVCATPSLDRHHMIKMNSHPTSGREQERNTAAMTGHMSGGMGWAGEMPPGAGVVMGTGTLGGHSARRMAFATKRQNTIEQLHFIPGGGGTGSAGSGGGSQGIRTGSKNEVTV, encoded by the exons ATGACACCCACCACCAATCTCCGAGTTCTCGCTGtctccctgctctccctcctAACTGCCCCACTTCTCACTGTTGTGGagacctccccctccccccctccccagcacACAGACCCCATGGGGAGGCTTTTCACCGACCAGCCCAAAACGGCCCCTAGTCCCCGTCTCCTGCTCCTTGCTATTCAGGCCAACCTACGGCCAGCTGCTCTCCAGGACAGGACCAAAACTCCCGAAACACTTCCAGAAACCTCAGAGGAGGTTTATGAGACTCCTCCCAGACCTCTGGCCCAGGTCATGTTCCCCAAGAATGTGACTGCAGCCGATGCCCTTGCACCTCCCCTAGGTGCAGCCCAGGTAGCACCCCCTCCACGGCGCCTGGTGGACGTGGACTCATGTCGTGGTTACTACGACGTGATGGGCCATTTTGATAGCTCCTTCAACTGTTCCAAGGACACCTTCATCTATTGCTGTGGAACGTGCCACTACCGCTTCTGCTGTCCGGAGCGTAGTCGCCGACTGGAGCAGGACAGCTGTAACAACTACCACTCTCCAGACTGGGCCAAGCCGTCCGCACCTGCCATTATCTTGCCCGAGGATTTCGGACAGGACCCAGACTTTGATCCCCTAAAGCAGCAGAGCCACAACACGGGCTTTGTCATTGGAGGTGTTGTCGTGTTCAtggtggctgtggctgtggggATCAAGGTGGTGTTCAACAAGGTGCAGCAGGAGGCCAACCAGAGAGATCTCAATATGCCCAG AGCCCTGGTTGACATGCTGCGCCACCAGTCTAGCCCCGTCCAGCAGGATGAGAGAAACAACAGTGTGGCTCTGGCTGTCACAGATGGACAGGGGACGCTGGGGAGAGCTCCCAAAAACCTCTATGCCCCTGGCCTGCCCAGCAAGGACAACAGAT TGGGCAATTTGCAGCACAATTTCATCCACCCATCGGGCTCCAgcccaaaacacactgcaactaTCG AACGCACCCCACGAATGAACAACGCTCAGCTGGCAGCTGGAGGCACCCTCCTCTccagcaaacacaacaacaccaaaTCCCAGCCGTCCTTCCACCATTCCCTGCACAACCTGGCGCAGCTGCCTCCCTCCTATGAGAGTGCCACCAAGCCTGAGCTCAACAGATACTCCTCCCTCAAACGCCTGG AGAAAGGTCTTGATGAGTACTCATCTGGTTACTGTACCACAAAGCGCCGgccacacacagctcagccaGCTCTCCAGTCCTCCCAGCACCACCTTCACTGGGGTGGAGACTACACCCTCAGTGGGAGAGGAACCCTTCCCAGGCATGCAGCCCGTCCCTGGATCCCACCTGCTGGCATGCCTCCTACATCACCCACCCCCAACCCTTACCCTCTGGACCCACCGGAGCCTCAGTACAACCCCAACTATGACACTCTGTCCAAGCCACCGAGGAAAGTTAAGTCCCAAGACCAGCTGCTCAACATGGGTGATGtccctgggaacacagggacTCTCTCCCGGCTCTCCAAGAACCAGCAGCATCAGTACTACAAAGACCTGGCGACTTCCAATAAGAACTCCAACACGCAGACCCTCACCCGCAAACCCCGGGATAGACAGGATAGGCAGG AGGATCGGCAGGATAGGCAGGACAGGCATGAGAGGCAGGATCGGCTGCTCATGTCCCCAGACCATTtggaggagaggatgggagTTGGCGGGATGGGGGTTGTAGATCCGTATGCCCACACAGGAGGGATGGTGCCCACGCTGCCTCGCCTCACGCCCCAGCAAAAGGCCCAGTCCCAGCAGAACGTCTGTGCCACGCCCTCCCTCGACCGGCACCACATGATAAAGATGAACTCTCACCCCACGTCTGGAAGGGAACAGGAAAGGAACACGGCAGCCATGACAGGGCATATGAGCGGGGGCATGGGCTGGGCGGGGGAGATGCCGCCTGGGGCAGGGGTAGTCATGGGAACAGGAACACTAGGGGGCCACAGTGCAAGAAGGATGGCGTTTGCTACGAAAAGGCAGAACACCATTGAGCAGCTACATTTTATACCAGGAGGGGGTGGTACGGGCTCCGCGGGAAGTGGAGGAGGCAGTCAGGGCATCAGGACAGGGAGTAAAAATGAGGTGACGGTGTGA